The proteins below are encoded in one region of Danio rerio strain Tuebingen ecotype United States chromosome 12, GRCz12tu, whole genome shotgun sequence:
- the hs3st3l gene encoding heparan sulfate (glucosamine) 3-O-sulfotransferase 3-like isoform X1: MATLIIAPLDTHKLLIMFSFSITCISILYLLLGCCDSSENSQKLSLGWYDNNNNSRSALRGLERGVDGNSSGREWMALRRLPHALIIGVKKGGTRALLEFLRLHPDIRALGAEPHFFDRHYSRGLGWYRSMMPKALNGQIVMEKTPRYFVTPETPGRIHAMSKNIKLIVVVRNPITRAISDYTQIISKTPDIPSFESLTFKNRSTGQIDALWSPLYIGLYAKHLERWLAYFPLSQIHFVHGERLISDPAGELGRVQDFLGLERIITDKHFYFNKTKGFPCLKKPEGSSKPHCLGKTKGRTHARIDPDVIQKLREFYQPHNLRFYRMAGMDFGWQ, translated from the exons ATGGCAACTCTCATCATCGCGCCTTTGGATACACATAAACTACTGATAATGTTTTCCTTCAGCATCACCTGCATCTCCATCCTCTACCTTCTGCTGGGATGCTGCGACTCCTCCGAAAACTCCCAGAAGCTCTCTTTGGGAtggtatgataataataataatagtaggaGTGCATTGAGAGGGCTGGAGAGGGGTGTGGATGGCAATAGTTCAGGCCGAGAGTGGATGGCTCTCCGGCGGCTTCCACACGCGCTGATCATCGGGGTGAAGAAGGGAGGCACGCGGGCGCTGCTCGAGTTTCTGCGGCTCCATCCGGACATCCGCGCGCTCGGGGCGGAACCGCACTTCTTTGACCGGCATTATTCACGCGGACTCGGATGGTACAG GAGTATGATGCCTAAAGCCCTCAACGGTCAAATTGTGATGGAGAAAACGCCCAGATACTTTGTGACTCCAGAAACTCCAGGCCGCATCCACGCCATGTCGAAGAATATCAAGCTGATCGTGGTGGTGCGAAACCCGATCACCCGCGCCATTTCCGACTACACCCAGATCATCTCCAAAACACCTGACATCCCTAGTTTTGAGAGCTTAACGTTCAAGAACCGGTCCACGGGACAGATAGATGCACTCTGGAGCCCGCTGTACATCGGTCTGTATGCTAAACACCTGGAGCGATGGCTGGCTTATTTCCCGCTCTCTCAAATCCATTTCGTACATGGAGAGAGACTAATAAGCGACCCGGCGGGAGAGTTGGGCCGTGTGCAGGACTTTCTCGGCCTCGAGAGGATTATTACAGATAAACACTTCTACTTCAACAAGACCAAGGGTTTCCCTTGCCTTAAGAAGCCGGAAGGAAGCAGCAAACCTCACTGTCTGGGCAAAACCAAAGGCAGAACGCATGCGAGAATCGACCCTGATGTCATCCAGAAACTGAGAGAATTCTACCAGCCACACAACCTCAGGTTCTACCGAATGGCAGGGATGGACTTCGGATGGCAATGA
- the hs3st3l gene encoding heparan sulfate (glucosamine) 3-O-sulfotransferase 3-like (The RefSeq protein has 1 substitution compared to this genomic sequence), which yields MATLIIAPLDTHKLLIMFSFSITCISILYLLLGCCDSSENSQKLSLGWYDNNNNSRSALRGLEGGVDGNSSGREWMALRRLPHALIIGVKKGGTRALLEFLRLHPDIRALGAEPHFFDRHYSRGLGWYRSMMPKALNGQIVMEKTPRYFVTPETPGRIHAMSKNIKLIVVVRNPITRAISDYTQIISKTPDIPSFESLTFKNRSTGQIDALWSPLYIGLYAKHLERWLAYFPLSQIHFVHGERLISDPAGELGRVQDFLGLERIITDKHFYFNKTKGFPCLKKPEGSSKPHCLGKTKGRTHARIDPDVIQKLREFYQPHNLRFYRMAGMDFGWQ from the exons ATGGCAACTCTCATCATCGCGCCTTTGGATACACATAAACTACTGATAATGTTTTCCTTCAGCATCACCTGCATCTCCATCCTCTACCTTCTGCTGGGATGCTGCGACTCCTCCGAAAACTCCCAGAAGCTCTCTTTGGGAtggtatgataataataataatagtaggaGTGCATTGAGAGGGCTGGAGAGGGGTGTGGATGGCAATAGTTCAGGCCGAGAGTGGATGGCTCTCCGGCGGCTTCCACACGCGCTGATCATCGGGGTGAAGAAGGGAGGCACGCGGGCGCTGCTCGAGTTTCTGCGGCTCCATCCGGACATCCGCGCGCTCGGGGCGGAACCGCACTTCTTTGACCGGCATTATTCACGCGGACTCGGATGGTACAG GAGTATGATGCCTAAAGCCCTCAACGGTCAAATTGTGATGGAGAAAACGCCCAGATACTTTGTGACTCCAGAAACTCCAGGCCGCATCCACGCCATGTCGAAGAATATCAAGCTGATCGTGGTGGTGCGAAACCCGATCACCCGCGCCATTTCCGACTACACCCAGATCATCTCCAAAACACCTGACATCCCTAGTTTTGAGAGCTTAACGTTCAAGAACCGGTCCACGGGACAGATAGATGCACTCTGGAGCCCGCTGTACATCGGTCTGTATGCTAAACACCTGGAGCGATGGCTGGCTTATTTCCCGCTCTCTCAAATCCATTTCGTACATGGAGAGAGACTAATAAGCGACCCGGCGGGAGAGTTGGGCCGTGTGCAGGACTTTCTCGGCCTCGAGAGGATTATTACAGATAAACACTTCTACTTCAACAAGACCAAGGGTTTCCCTTGCCTTAAGAAGCCGGAAGGAAGCAGCAAACCTCACTGTCTGGGCAAAACCAAAGGCAGAACGCATGCGAGAATCGACCCTGATGTCATCCAGAAACTGAGAGAATTCTACCAGCCACACAACCTCAGGTTCTACCGAATGGCAGGGATGGACTTCGGATGGCAATGA